AAATGATATTTTGTTTGTAGCACGCGGTACGAAAAACTATGCCGTGTTAGTCGATGCGGCGGTTGCGAACTACCAAGCAGTGGTAGCCCCTCACTTTTATGTATTACGTCTGACAACACCCAGCGTGTTACCTGCATTTCTAGCATGGTGGCTCAATCAATACCCCAGCCAGCAGTATTTCCAGCGTGAAGCCGAAGGCAGTGTGACCAAAAGCATCCGCCGCAGTGTGTTGGAAAATACCCCTATCGTTGCACCTTCGCTGAGCAAACAACATGCCATTATTGGCTTTGCCAACACTTTGAAGCAGGAACGGGAACTGGCTGAGCAACTACTGCACAATGGTGAGCGATTGATGAATGCCATTGCCAATGACTTGTTACATCACTAAGGACGTTTAATTATGGACAAGGAACATCAACTGTTTGAACAGTGTAAACACCTAGATAACAACGGTATTGAATACTGGTCTGCCCGTGAACTTTCAAAGTTGATTGGATACTCAGAATATCGTCACT
The DNA window shown above is from Candidatus Thiothrix sulfatifontis and carries:
- a CDS encoding restriction endonuclease subunit S — protein: MLLKDIVSAKAGYPFRGAITAIPSAAVRVVQMKDTFVDQAIEWSACICTELPSQRSADFLSENDILFVARGTKNYAVLVDAAVANYQAVVAPHFYVLRLTTPSVLPAFLAWWLNQYPSQQYFQREAEGSVTKSIRRSVLENTPIVAPSLSKQHAIIGFANTLKQERELAEQLLHNGERLMNAIANDLLHH